In Plectropomus leopardus isolate mb unplaced genomic scaffold, YSFRI_Pleo_2.0 unplaced_scaffold51226, whole genome shotgun sequence, the genomic window GATCTCGTTATGTAAATAACCAAGTAGgaggtgttttttggttttttttcagcacaaagGGCCATTATTGAGTCAATATTTGATGAATAAACAGCTTTTCCGGGTTGTTGTTACCTTTAAAGGCATCATGAAGACGAGCTCTTGGTTCTCCTGCGCTTCATCTGGCTGTTGTGAAATTTCTCTGCGATCTTCCTCTCGTGTCCTGCGGGGCAATGGCGGTTTGTGTTGAGCTCGATTTCCTTCTTGGAGCGTCCTTTTCCACACGCGTGACACGAGTACTCCAGCAGGTTATAATAGTCATACTGATCGTAATAAGCTTCCTCGAAAGAAACAAATCTTTCCATGTCTGTCGCCATTTGGAGACGTTA contains:
- the LOC121939574 gene encoding nuclear protein 2-like → MATDMERFVSFEEAYYDQYDYYNLLEYSCHACGKGRSKKEIELNTNRHCPAGHERKIAEKFHNSQMKRRRTKSSSS